Proteins from a single region of bacterium:
- a CDS encoding ATP-binding protein, giving the protein MPTDNEDRDRIVYCIGEERALRDVLPASEAATLLAAASRAGLRGVRVVDPGGKALWGNGDDVPPPGEGDPRRPILLEGEPAGSVVLPAGAAGGETRDALLALLADTLTAMAHNNLKRMLTTETHTEVINRSYEELLETNRSLSESEQRYRELAGSLEIKVRERTEELSRAMARLVQQEKMASVGQLAAGVAHEINNPLAFVTSNLQTLKKYTERFLDIIARYQRVFEQGGVAQQDRDDLRMHRESLRVDAISEDAGDLLRQTLEGAERVRKIVADLKGFSHVDEEGEAPTDMNREIDRTLSVMTHEIPGGAAIVREFSPLPVIPCLPGAFNQMFLGLLRNAFQARREGLRVTIRTGVSGDRIRISLADNGPGIPADLRTRIFDPFFTTRDVGKGKGLGLTVAYDIVTAHGGTIDVEDTPGGGATFLVQLPIRRGSHDQIR; this is encoded by the coding sequence ATGCCGACGGACAACGAGGACCGCGATCGGATCGTCTACTGCATCGGGGAGGAACGCGCACTACGCGACGTCCTGCCCGCGAGCGAAGCCGCGACGCTGCTCGCGGCGGCTTCCCGGGCGGGTCTTCGCGGCGTGCGCGTCGTCGACCCGGGCGGGAAGGCCCTCTGGGGAAACGGGGACGACGTCCCGCCGCCGGGGGAGGGGGACCCGCGGCGGCCCATCCTTCTCGAGGGGGAACCGGCGGGCAGCGTCGTCCTGCCGGCCGGGGCGGCCGGGGGAGAAACGCGGGACGCCCTCCTCGCCCTGCTCGCGGACACCCTCACCGCGATGGCGCACAACAACCTGAAGCGGATGCTCACCACGGAGACGCACACCGAGGTGATCAACCGCTCGTACGAGGAACTGCTCGAGACGAACCGGAGCCTTTCGGAGTCCGAGCAACGGTACCGGGAGCTCGCGGGGAGCCTGGAGATCAAGGTGCGGGAGCGGACGGAGGAACTCTCCCGCGCCATGGCGCGGCTGGTCCAGCAGGAGAAGATGGCCTCCGTCGGCCAGCTGGCCGCCGGGGTCGCGCACGAGATCAACAACCCCCTCGCCTTCGTCACGAGCAACCTGCAGACGCTGAAAAAATACACGGAGCGGTTCCTCGACATCATCGCCCGGTACCAGCGGGTGTTCGAGCAGGGCGGGGTGGCGCAGCAGGACCGGGACGACCTGAGGATGCACCGGGAGTCGCTCCGGGTGGACGCCATCTCGGAGGACGCGGGCGACCTCCTCCGGCAGACGCTGGAGGGAGCGGAGCGGGTCCGGAAGATCGTGGCGGACCTGAAAGGGTTCTCCCATGTCGACGAGGAAGGGGAGGCGCCCACGGACATGAACCGGGAGATCGACCGCACCCTCTCGGTGATGACGCACGAGATCCCCGGGGGAGCCGCGATCGTGCGGGAGTTCTCCCCCCTCCCGGTGATCCCGTGCCTGCCGGGGGCGTTCAACCAGATGTTCCTCGGCCTGCTTCGGAACGCGTTCCAGGCCCGGCGTGAGGGGTTGCGGGTGACGATCCGCACCGGCGTGTCCGGGGACCGGATCCGCATCTCCCTGGCCGACAACGGCCCGGGCATCCCTGCCGATCTCCGCACGCGCATCTTCGATCCGTTCTTCACCACGCGGGACGTCGGGAAGGGGAAGGGGCTGGGGCTGACCGTGGCGTACGACATCGTCACCGCGCACGGGGGAACGATCGACGTGGAGGACACCCCGGGCGGGGGGGCGACATTCCTGGTGCAATTGCCGATCCGGAGAGGGAGCCATGACCAGATACGCTGA
- a CDS encoding class II fumarate hydratase, which translates to MATFRVEKDSMGEVRVPANAYYGAQSQRAVENFPVSGQGMPMPVVRSIALVKGFAAEVNAVLGILPPPLAEAISRAAREVVEGKFDDQFVVDVFQTGSGTSTNMNVNEVLANRANELLGKPLGGNSPVHPNDHVNRCQSSNDVIPSAIRIAARRELSDRLLPALGGLRDALASKAAEFSDVLKIGRTHLQDAVPMTLGQEFSGYASQVDHGIRRVKAAFADLEELPLGGTAVGTGLNAHPEFAARTIAEVARSTGIPFRPAENRFEAMGAQDPLVAASGALKGVAASLMKISHDLRLLSSGPRCGIGEISLPSLQPGSSIMPGKVNPVILEVAIQAAVQTIGNDAAVTLGGGLGVLELNVMLPLMARNLLESISLLSSSSALLASRCIAGIAPNRARCAELIEQSLAMVTPLAVRIGYDKAAELAHEAYHGGKTIRALLSEKGVLPADEIDRILDPRTMI; encoded by the coding sequence ATGGCGACGTTCCGGGTCGAGAAGGATTCGATGGGGGAGGTCCGGGTCCCCGCGAACGCGTATTACGGCGCGCAGTCGCAGCGGGCGGTGGAGAACTTTCCGGTCAGCGGGCAGGGGATGCCGATGCCCGTGGTCCGTTCCATCGCGCTGGTGAAAGGGTTTGCCGCGGAGGTCAACGCGGTGTTGGGGATTCTCCCTCCTCCCCTGGCGGAGGCGATCTCCCGCGCCGCCCGGGAGGTCGTCGAGGGGAAGTTCGACGACCAGTTCGTGGTCGACGTCTTCCAGACCGGGTCCGGCACTTCCACGAACATGAACGTGAACGAGGTGCTGGCGAACCGGGCGAACGAACTGCTGGGGAAGCCGCTGGGGGGAAACTCCCCGGTCCATCCGAACGACCACGTGAACCGGTGCCAGTCGAGCAACGACGTGATCCCGTCGGCGATACGGATCGCGGCGCGGCGGGAGCTGTCCGACCGGCTCCTCCCGGCCCTGGGCGGGCTGCGCGACGCGCTGGCGTCGAAGGCGGCGGAGTTCTCGGACGTCCTCAAGATCGGGCGGACCCACCTGCAGGACGCCGTCCCGATGACGCTGGGGCAGGAGTTCTCGGGGTACGCCTCCCAGGTCGACCACGGGATCCGCCGGGTGAAGGCGGCCTTCGCGGACCTCGAGGAGCTTCCGCTGGGCGGAACGGCGGTGGGGACGGGCCTGAACGCCCACCCGGAGTTCGCCGCGCGGACGATCGCGGAGGTCGCCCGTTCCACCGGCATTCCCTTCCGGCCGGCGGAGAACCGGTTCGAGGCGATGGGGGCGCAGGATCCGCTGGTGGCGGCCAGCGGTGCGCTGAAGGGCGTGGCGGCGTCCCTGATGAAGATCTCCCACGACCTGCGGCTCCTGTCGTCGGGTCCCCGGTGCGGGATCGGCGAGATCTCCCTGCCGTCGCTGCAGCCCGGCTCCTCCATCATGCCGGGGAAGGTGAACCCGGTGATCCTCGAGGTCGCGATCCAGGCGGCGGTGCAGACGATCGGGAACGACGCGGCGGTGACCCTCGGCGGCGGGCTGGGGGTGCTCGAGCTGAACGTGATGCTTCCGCTCATGGCGCGAAACCTGCTGGAATCGATCTCGCTTCTCTCCTCGTCGTCGGCGCTGCTCGCTTCCCGGTGCATCGCCGGGATCGCGCCGAACCGGGCGAGGTGCGCGGAGCTGATCGAGCAGAGTCTCGCGATGGTGACGCCGCTGGCGGTGCGGATCGGGTACGATAAGGCTGCGGAGCTTGCCCACGAGGCGTATCATGGTGGGAAGACGATTCGCGCACTGCTTTCCGAAAAGGGGGTTCTTCCCGCGGACGAGATCGACCGGATCCTCGACCCTCGGACCATGATCTGA
- a CDS encoding response regulator: protein MGEQTRILCVDDEQNVLRSLTRLFIDDPYEILTAPSGAEGLRILDQSGTVPVVISDYRMPGMSGVEFLTEVRKLWPGTVRIVLSGYADIGAIVSAINEGQIYRFVAKPWNDEELRFTVADALERYELGRKNVELTEELRRKNDEMTALNRDLERRVAERTEALTTQNRLLTESLGILDNLPLAVVGMDLQGTIFQCNRKGMVSFGSRIGPVIGANRRDVLTGDQNRLVDEVLGKSRSGGNGSASIADGKQQAVIERNPYAPDCVILIVHEEPAGG, encoded by the coding sequence ATGGGAGAGCAGACCCGCATCCTGTGCGTCGACGACGAACAGAACGTTCTTCGATCGCTCACGCGCCTTTTCATCGACGATCCCTACGAGATCCTCACGGCCCCCTCCGGTGCGGAGGGGCTGCGGATCCTCGATCAGAGCGGCACCGTGCCCGTCGTAATCTCCGACTACCGGATGCCCGGGATGAGCGGCGTGGAGTTCCTGACCGAGGTGCGGAAGTTGTGGCCCGGGACGGTCCGCATCGTCCTGTCGGGATACGCGGACATCGGCGCGATCGTCTCCGCCATCAACGAGGGGCAGATCTACCGGTTCGTCGCCAAGCCGTGGAACGACGAGGAGCTCCGGTTCACCGTCGCCGACGCCCTCGAGCGCTACGAACTCGGGCGGAAGAACGTCGAGCTGACGGAGGAGCTGCGGCGGAAGAACGACGAGATGACGGCGCTCAACCGGGACCTCGAGCGGCGCGTGGCGGAACGGACGGAAGCCCTGACCACGCAGAACCGGCTGCTTACGGAGTCCCTCGGGATCCTCGACAACCTCCCGTTGGCCGTGGTGGGCATGGATCTGCAGGGGACCATCTTCCAGTGCAACCGGAAGGGGATGGTCTCCTTCGGCAGCCGCATCGGACCGGTGATCGGGGCGAATCGCCGCGACGTCCTGACCGGGGACCAGAACCGGCTGGTGGACGAGGTCCTCGGGAAGAGCCGCTCCGGGGGGAACGGGAGCGCCTCCATCGCGGACGGGAAGCAACAGGCGGTCATCGAGCGGAACCCGTACGCCCCCGACTGCGTGATCCTCATCGTGCACGAGGAGCCCGCCGGTGGATGA
- a CDS encoding carbonic anhydrase, translating to MRKLIAGIHRFQKQYWSANRELYRRLAEHGQFPEALFITCSDARVDPVTITHAQPGDLFIVRNMGNFVPPYSENPLEGTGVAAAVEYAVEHLKVRDIIVCGHSDCGAMKALYKERDHFTATPHIGQWLQHGDRTMAVVAANYPELSREERFEITAEENVLLQMENLRTYPVVLKAAREGRLHVHAWYYVIGTGTIFRYSPEREQFEPIREEE from the coding sequence ATGCGGAAGCTGATCGCGGGGATCCACCGTTTCCAGAAGCAGTACTGGTCCGCGAACCGCGAACTGTACCGGCGGCTGGCGGAGCACGGGCAGTTCCCGGAGGCGCTCTTCATCACCTGCTCCGACGCCCGGGTCGACCCCGTGACGATCACCCACGCGCAGCCGGGGGACCTCTTCATCGTGCGGAACATGGGGAACTTCGTCCCGCCGTACTCGGAGAATCCCCTCGAGGGGACCGGCGTCGCGGCCGCGGTGGAGTACGCCGTGGAGCACCTGAAGGTGCGGGACATCATCGTCTGCGGGCACTCCGACTGCGGGGCGATGAAGGCGCTCTACAAGGAGCGGGATCATTTCACCGCAACCCCCCACATCGGCCAGTGGCTGCAGCACGGGGACCGGACGATGGCGGTGGTCGCGGCGAACTACCCGGAGCTGTCGCGGGAGGAACGGTTCGAGATCACCGCCGAGGAGAACGTCCTCCTCCAGATGGAGAACCTGCGGACGTACCCGGTGGTGCTGAAGGCGGCGCGGGAAGGGCGGCTCCACGTCCACGCCTGGTACTACGTGATCGGCACCGGGACGATCTTCCGGTACTCCCCGGAAAGGGAGCAGTTCGAGCCGATCCGGGAGGAAGAGTAG
- a CDS encoding HD domain-containing phosphohydrolase, with protein sequence MDDAILLVDDEENILNALARLFLDRDDVRVLRAGNGEEALGIVRREPVAVVVSDNLMPGIRGVELLSRVRAISPDTVRVLLTGYADLPTAIEAINRGEVFRFHVKPWVDEEIVNTVEEGVRRYQVVRSLRQGDEATMRSIAQAIELKDPYTRGHCDRVASFALKIAEALRLTEGTRRSIRHGSWLHDCGKIGVPEAILNNPGKLSAADFEVVKKHPGWGAEVGRQANLSEEVINIILYHHERFDGRGYPTGAKGTEIPIEARIVAVADVFDAMSTDRPYAKGYDRTEAIRVMGVLGGASLDPELVDIFLAGLTP encoded by the coding sequence GTGGATGACGCCATCCTCCTCGTCGACGACGAGGAGAACATCCTGAACGCGCTTGCACGCCTGTTCCTGGACCGCGACGACGTGCGGGTCCTGCGCGCCGGCAACGGGGAGGAGGCGCTCGGGATCGTGCGAAGGGAGCCGGTGGCGGTCGTCGTCTCCGACAACCTGATGCCGGGGATCCGCGGCGTCGAGCTGCTCTCCCGGGTGCGGGCGATCTCGCCCGACACCGTGAGGGTCCTCCTGACGGGGTATGCCGACCTGCCCACCGCGATCGAGGCGATCAACCGGGGAGAGGTCTTCCGCTTCCACGTGAAACCGTGGGTGGACGAGGAGATCGTCAACACCGTCGAGGAGGGGGTGCGGCGGTACCAGGTGGTGCGCTCCCTGCGCCAGGGGGACGAGGCCACCATGCGTTCGATCGCCCAGGCGATCGAACTGAAGGATCCGTACACCCGGGGACATTGCGATCGCGTGGCGTCGTTCGCCCTGAAGATCGCGGAGGCGCTGCGCCTCACGGAGGGAACGCGGCGGTCGATCCGGCACGGGAGCTGGCTCCACGACTGCGGCAAGATCGGCGTGCCGGAGGCGATCCTCAACAACCCGGGAAAGCTTTCGGCGGCCGATTTCGAGGTGGTCAAGAAGCATCCGGGATGGGGCGCGGAAGTCGGGCGGCAGGCGAATCTTTCCGAGGAGGTCATCAACATCATCCTCTATCACCATGAACGGTTCGACGGCCGCGGGTACCCGACGGGCGCGAAGGGGACGGAGATCCCGATCGAGGCGCGGATCGTCGCGGTGGCGGACGTCTTCGACGCCATGTCGACGGACCGCCCGTACGCCAAGGGGTACGACCGGACGGAGGCGATCCGGGTGATGGGGGTGCTCGGGGGAGCCTCCCTCGATCCGGAGCTGGTCGACATCTTCCTGGCGGGCCTCACCCCATGA
- a CDS encoding metal-dependent hydrolase — protein MDTVTHGLTGWLVARALPDKWKGEHPATATAVAALGSILPDADNAASLLGSELYLRIHRGLFHSLLGISVTSLVMALLLARFGKWKDTKRLFLLALLGQVSHVVLDLLNAYGTQVLQPFSDARLSLDLLFVVDLVFTGIVVAGIAWSRGGRAGRARVAMASLAVYVGVAALLHGRAVDLVRDAAVRSGVRVVTAAALPQLPSVTLPSIGRLGFATPAAASPAEKGHPGSRAAAAGWAIPIPAGPFAWNGFVDDGRTFLRAEVDPLAGTLEWKEREVRGADVPEVRGLRGLPSVETYLWFARFPAVHVTTDRGRTEVAFYDMRFSGMPAGAGRRPFLLRVIESPSARPLARWGS, from the coding sequence ATGGACACGGTTACGCACGGCCTGACCGGCTGGCTCGTCGCTCGCGCGCTGCCGGACAAATGGAAAGGGGAGCACCCCGCGACGGCCACGGCGGTGGCCGCTTTGGGGTCGATCCTCCCCGACGCCGACAACGCGGCGTCCCTGCTGGGGAGCGAGCTGTACCTTCGCATCCACCGCGGGCTCTTCCATTCCCTCCTGGGGATCTCCGTTACCTCGCTCGTCATGGCGCTGCTGTTGGCGCGCTTCGGAAAGTGGAAGGACACGAAGCGCCTCTTCCTGCTCGCGCTGCTCGGGCAGGTCTCCCACGTCGTCCTCGATCTCCTGAACGCCTACGGGACGCAGGTCCTCCAGCCGTTCTCCGACGCCCGGCTGTCGCTGGACCTTCTCTTCGTCGTCGATCTCGTGTTCACCGGCATCGTGGTCGCGGGGATCGCCTGGTCCCGGGGCGGAAGGGCGGGACGCGCGCGCGTCGCGATGGCTTCCCTCGCGGTCTACGTGGGGGTCGCGGCGCTGCTCCACGGGCGCGCGGTGGACCTCGTGCGGGACGCCGCCGTCCGGTCGGGGGTCCGCGTGGTCACGGCGGCGGCGTTGCCGCAGCTTCCTTCCGTGACGCTTCCCTCCATCGGCCGGCTCGGATTCGCGACTCCGGCGGCGGCGTCTCCGGCGGAGAAGGGCCATCCCGGAAGCCGGGCCGCGGCGGCGGGATGGGCTATCCCGATTCCCGCGGGCCCCTTCGCGTGGAACGGGTTCGTGGACGACGGACGGACGTTCCTGCGGGCGGAGGTCGATCCGCTGGCGGGGACGCTGGAATGGAAGGAGCGGGAGGTGCGGGGGGCGGACGTACCGGAGGTACGGGGGTTGCGCGGGCTGCCCAGCGTGGAAACGTACCTGTGGTTCGCCCGGTTCCCCGCGGTGCACGTCACCACGGACCGGGGACGAACGGAAGTGGCCTTCTACGATATGCGCTTCAGCGGCATGCCGGCGGGGGCGGGGCGCCGGCCGTTTCTCCTGCGGGTGATCGAATCCCCGAGCGCCCGCCCTCTCGCCCGCTGGGGATCGTAG
- a CDS encoding c-type cytochrome: protein MTKKTAFWIFLIGTLSSAALFLGATYDTHRQVGALANVDKLSDQVVAGKRTFEKYNCNDCHTILGFGAYYAPDLTRVVQRVGEEGIRYRLKSPELAFANSPRKMPNQHLSDGEITDLVAFFRWVGEINNNDWPPQDSKKRLSRGEQMMVAKVGVSPGAAVFQTKGCMNCHSLKGTGGTFGPALDKIGAGMSAEEIEKYVKNPKSVDPNSKMPSQKDNLSGRELDEVAKFLAGLK from the coding sequence ATGACGAAGAAGACCGCCTTCTGGATTTTCCTGATCGGCACGCTCTCCTCGGCGGCGCTGTTCCTCGGGGCCACCTACGACACCCACCGGCAGGTGGGGGCGTTGGCGAACGTGGACAAGCTGTCCGACCAGGTGGTGGCCGGGAAACGGACGTTCGAGAAGTACAACTGCAACGATTGCCACACGATCCTGGGCTTCGGCGCCTACTACGCGCCGGACCTGACGAGGGTGGTCCAGCGGGTCGGCGAGGAGGGAATCCGCTACCGGCTGAAGTCGCCCGAGCTCGCGTTCGCCAACTCCCCGCGGAAGATGCCGAACCAGCACCTCTCGGACGGGGAGATCACCGACCTGGTCGCCTTCTTCCGGTGGGTCGGCGAGATCAACAACAACGACTGGCCGCCGCAGGACAGCAAAAAACGCCTCTCGCGAGGCGAGCAGATGATGGTCGCGAAGGTCGGAGTGTCGCCGGGGGCCGCCGTCTTCCAGACGAAGGGGTGCATGAACTGCCACTCCCTCAAGGGAACGGGGGGAACGTTCGGGCCTGCGCTCGACAAGATCGGGGCAGGGATGTCGGCGGAGGAGATCGAAAAGTACGTCAAGAACCCGAAGAGCGTTGACCCGAACTCCAAGATGCCGTCGCAGAAGGACAACCTCTCCGGGCGGGAACTGGACGAAGTGGCCAAGTTCCTCGCCGGTCTGAAGTAA
- a CDS encoding ATPase, T2SS/T4P/T4SS family: MTRYADLFQSAETPVAAGPAGGESAGEAVERFTLLFVDDEESVLHALRRIFIEENYEIRTARAAEDAIRILEEEKIHLVVTDHRMPGMTGAQFLREVRKRWPDTIRIMLTGYADVQSILGAVNEGAVYKFITKPWNDEDLRLSVSLALQQYVLLQENKRLREIAKRQQSKIKNYAALFDENRAVAGNILIRSGIVRKDDLDEATKNRLPGEILSETLTRLGVTSESAVVKAFQRFLNVDLIDLREVPINPEIVKFLPRDLCERNRMVPVALDGKQATIAMADPSDIVKSDDIEQITGLKVVPLLARPSEVREALRKVYGDRPPGEAIAAKESPRDIGLEDIFEKEPMDEIDIVIDEDEKPLNINELIGSSKVPPIIRITNAIISEAVRYKASDIHIEPKTKYTLVRYRIDGILHNKIFVPAELHAATVSRLKILAKMDIAERRKPQDGRIGVKAGTRTVDIRVSMMPTINGEKVVMRILDKRASIRKLDELGIDEADLRRLTAIIRKPQGMIISTGPTGSGKTTMLYSILSAMLESTRSFETIEDPVEYFLEDANQVYVQEKTGTSFASILRATLRQDPDVILVGEVRDFETADVAFKASLTGHMVLTTLHTNNSVASITRMIDMGVKPYLMASALEGILAQRLVRKICRHCAAEEAVNPETATLLNLPPGVIGETTRRGKGCDRCGQTGYLGRTGVFELFVMNDDFRHHICSGYKESELLQMARAGGMKLLMEDGIEKVRRGETTLEELLRVIGPQTRHERRCGRCERMIDAKFAFCPHCGSFRRNTCRFCRMPVEPEWTHCGFCGKESPTTEG, translated from the coding sequence ATGACCAGATACGCTGACCTGTTCCAGAGCGCCGAGACCCCGGTGGCGGCCGGTCCCGCGGGAGGAGAGTCCGCTGGAGAGGCGGTGGAGCGATTCACCCTCCTGTTCGTGGACGACGAGGAGTCGGTTCTCCACGCCCTGCGCCGCATCTTCATCGAGGAGAACTACGAGATCCGCACCGCCCGGGCCGCGGAGGACGCCATCCGGATCCTCGAGGAGGAAAAGATCCACCTCGTCGTCACGGACCACCGGATGCCGGGGATGACCGGGGCGCAGTTCCTTCGCGAGGTCAGGAAGCGTTGGCCGGACACGATCCGGATCATGCTCACCGGCTACGCGGACGTCCAGTCGATCCTCGGCGCGGTGAACGAGGGGGCGGTCTACAAGTTCATCACCAAGCCGTGGAACGACGAGGACCTTCGCCTCTCCGTGAGCCTCGCCCTGCAGCAGTACGTCCTCCTGCAGGAAAACAAGCGGCTCCGGGAGATCGCGAAGCGGCAGCAGAGCAAGATCAAGAACTACGCGGCCCTCTTCGACGAAAACCGCGCGGTGGCGGGGAACATCCTGATCCGCTCGGGGATCGTCCGGAAGGACGACCTGGACGAAGCGACGAAGAACCGGTTGCCGGGGGAGATCCTGAGCGAAACGCTGACCCGTCTCGGCGTGACCTCGGAGTCCGCCGTCGTCAAGGCGTTCCAGCGGTTCCTCAACGTCGACCTCATCGACCTGCGGGAGGTCCCGATCAACCCCGAGATCGTCAAGTTCCTCCCCCGCGACCTGTGCGAGCGGAACCGGATGGTCCCGGTCGCGCTGGACGGGAAGCAGGCCACCATCGCGATGGCCGACCCCTCGGATATCGTCAAGAGCGACGATATCGAGCAGATCACGGGGTTGAAGGTCGTCCCGCTCCTCGCCCGCCCCTCGGAGGTCCGGGAGGCGCTCCGGAAGGTGTACGGCGACCGGCCGCCCGGAGAGGCGATCGCCGCGAAGGAGTCGCCCCGCGACATCGGCCTGGAGGACATCTTCGAAAAGGAGCCGATGGACGAGATCGACATCGTCATCGACGAGGACGAGAAGCCGCTGAACATCAACGAGCTGATCGGCTCCTCGAAGGTGCCGCCCATCATCCGGATCACGAACGCCATCATCTCGGAGGCGGTCCGGTACAAGGCCAGCGACATCCACATCGAGCCGAAGACGAAGTACACCCTCGTCCGGTACCGGATCGACGGAATCCTGCACAACAAGATCTTCGTACCGGCCGAGCTTCACGCGGCGACGGTGTCCCGCCTGAAGATCCTGGCGAAGATGGACATCGCCGAACGCCGCAAGCCGCAGGACGGGAGGATCGGCGTCAAGGCCGGCACGCGGACGGTGGACATCCGGGTCTCGATGATGCCGACGATCAACGGCGAGAAGGTGGTGATGCGGATCCTCGACAAGCGGGCGTCGATCCGCAAGCTAGACGAGCTGGGCATCGACGAGGCGGACCTGAGGCGTCTCACCGCCATCATCCGGAAGCCGCAGGGGATGATCATCTCCACGGGACCGACGGGGAGCGGGAAGACGACGATGCTCTACTCGATCCTCTCGGCGATGCTCGAGAGCACCCGGAGCTTCGAGACGATCGAGGACCCGGTCGAGTATTTCCTCGAGGACGCGAACCAGGTCTACGTGCAGGAGAAGACCGGAACGTCCTTCGCGTCGATCCTCCGGGCCACGCTGCGGCAGGATCCAGACGTGATCCTGGTGGGGGAGGTCCGGGACTTCGAGACGGCGGACGTGGCGTTCAAGGCGTCGCTGACGGGGCACATGGTGCTCACCACGCTCCACACGAACAACTCCGTGGCCTCGATCACGAGGATGATCGACATGGGGGTCAAGCCGTACCTCATGGCCTCCGCGCTGGAAGGGATCCTCGCCCAGCGGCTCGTGCGGAAGATCTGCCGGCACTGCGCGGCCGAGGAGGCGGTGAACCCCGAGACGGCGACGCTGCTCAACCTCCCGCCGGGCGTCATCGGGGAGACCACGCGCCGGGGAAAAGGGTGCGACCGGTGCGGACAGACCGGGTACCTCGGGCGGACCGGCGTGTTCGAGCTGTTCGTGATGAACGACGACTTCCGCCACCACATCTGCTCGGGATACAAGGAATCGGAGCTTCTCCAGATGGCGCGGGCCGGCGGCATGAAGCTGCTGATGGAGGACGGCATCGAGAAGGTTCGCCGGGGCGAGACCACCCTCGAGGAGCTGCTCCGGGTGATCGGACCGCAGACGCGCCATGAGCGGCGGTGCGGGCGATGCGAGCGGATGATCGACGCGAAGTTCGCCTTCTGCCCCCACTGCGGCAGCTTCCGCCGGAACACGTGCCGGTTCTGCCGGATGCCGGTGGAGCCGGAGTGGACCCACTGCGGATTCTGCGGAAAGGAATCGCCGACGACCGAAGGCTGA
- a CDS encoding GTPase domain-containing protein, with the protein MIEFDSEEQRMVLKVVYYGPALSGKTTNLLRLHDLLAKEGRGELTVLDTKDDRTIYFDLLPFFLVAPSGLKIKVKVYTVPGQVQHDATRKAVLQRADGVAFIADSRRTEAKNNAESFGNLERNLSIVGIDIDKLPLVIQYNKRDLPGIIPEEEIRRAWGPTGFPVILSSALEGWGVVETFRAVAERTYDVLDRRHDFAGKHGLTRESFAGRLVRRAG; encoded by the coding sequence ATGATCGAATTCGACTCCGAAGAGCAGCGGATGGTCCTGAAGGTCGTCTACTACGGACCCGCCCTCTCCGGGAAGACGACGAACCTGTTGCGGCTTCACGACCTTCTCGCGAAGGAAGGGCGGGGGGAGCTGACCGTCCTCGACACGAAGGACGACCGGACGATCTACTTCGACCTCCTCCCCTTCTTCCTGGTCGCCCCCAGCGGGCTGAAGATCAAGGTGAAGGTGTACACCGTACCCGGGCAGGTGCAGCACGACGCCACCCGGAAGGCCGTGCTCCAGAGGGCGGACGGGGTCGCGTTCATCGCCGATTCCCGCCGGACGGAAGCGAAGAACAACGCGGAGAGCTTCGGAAACCTCGAGCGGAACCTTTCCATCGTCGGGATCGACATCGACAAGCTGCCGCTCGTGATCCAGTACAACAAGCGCGACCTCCCCGGCATCATCCCGGAGGAGGAGATCCGCCGGGCCTGGGGGCCGACGGGCTTCCCCGTCATCCTTTCCTCCGCGCTCGAGGGGTGGGGCGTCGTGGAAACGTTCCGGGCGGTGGCGGAGCGCACCTACGACGTCCTGGACCGCCGCCACGACTTCGCCGGCAAGCACGGCTTGACGCGCGAGTCGTTCGCCGGGCGGCTCGTCCGCCGGGCAGGATAA